The genomic stretch ACAAAGGCACTTGGTGATGGAGAAAATTTGGTTACATTCCTCGAAAGAGCAGTAGGTTTCATCCACACATTGGAATTATAGGAGCCAAAACCAACACCAGAGGTCGACCTAGTTCTTTGATTGTAAGGATTTACATATATAGATAGATTATAGCCAATAAGACAAAGTTGTATGACCAAACTTGGAGCAAACTTGACACTGCATATTGGAGCCAAAAAAACTGACCTCTACCTCGACCAGCTTGACCACCACTAGCACCCCCGTGACCACCATGAAACTGAAGCATATCCGGATCCATACGAGGAGCAGAAGGTTGAGTTGATGAGGATTCAACACTGGTAGACTGCACATTCTCAAAATTGGCAAGGGTTGGTGTAACATGAGTCAGGTTAAGAGAAATTAGATTCAGTGTAGATGATTTCTTAAACTTGTTCAGTTGAAGCTCATGAGCTAGAAGAAGAATCTCTACTTCATCTAGATCCATACAACCAAATTATCTTTAAACTAAAGAAACAACTAGTGCAAATTAAGCAAAAAGACCTTCCAAAACCACATCTATGTGATGAGAAACAGGAATGACATCACCAATAGACGCAAGAGAATCAACAATATTATGAATCTTAAGAAGATACTCTTGAACAGAAGAATTATCAAAAGTGAGAGCTCGAAGCTCAACATGCAACTGTCTAGCACGTGCAAGAGTTTGCTTTTGGAAATAACCGCATACACAGTCCCAAGGTTGGTGCGAATGAGTGCATCCATGCACACGCGAGAGAATCTCAGTGGGAAAGCGTAGATTAAAGCCAAGAAAGGAGTATTTATCCTTTTGAATCCGATGAGAATATTCAGGATTAACATTACAAGTTGTACGCACTTCATCATCAATAAACTTCAGCGAAACTCGAGTACATAACAAATTCAGTAGAATTGTGTGCATCGATATACGATTCAATCTGTTGTTGCCATAGATGAAAATTTTTCTCGTCAAGTTTTTTAGCGATCTTGAACGAGAAGTGAAGACGACTTGAATCCTCGACAAAATTCAAGGTCAAGAGTGACAGAGAAGCCGAAAGATGAGTGGAAGCCACTGTTGCAGTGTCGTATCCATGGAAACGACCTAGATCGCAACCTAGCAAACTAATATCATGTTAGAATCAGTAGGTAGAATCAATTTTTTCATCTTGAGTCTCTGACTAACTTTTGATTTCTGAAATGTTAGTTAGTTACAAATTGGGATTTGTTACACTCAAGCATACAAGTGTCACTCTTGAGGTCAAGGCATTTGCTAGACTAAGAACTACATTGTCtaataaaattgaaaaaaactTATTTACCTTGCAATTGTAAGTAATTTTTTTAGTTCACATAGACCAATAAATATAGTTCACCCTCACCCAATAGAATAAACATAAACTACAATATATAGCAATTATACACTTCCAATATGTCGGTGGCTTCTCACAAGATAGTTTCAGTTCAACATAGGGATTTCACACAATATCTCTAAGTACTAAGACAAAACTTATAATTTTCCATATAGCACATGTTCAGACAAAAATGAGTGTCACTAGCTTATCTAATTCTATGCTAGGAAATGCCAGTCGCAAACTACAAACAACCTGAAATAAGAATCAACGATGAGGCGGCTGTTTGTTGGGCATGCTCAGCCTTTTAAGGCAAGTAATGAGATAGAACTGAATACTCAACCAACACCGATATCAAAAACGACAAGGTTAAACTCTCAACATGTTTGATCAGAAAAGCTTACTAAGACCATGAAAAAACCGATGATTTCTCCTTTTTGAGTGTCTTCTAGATTCTTTTGTCATCACATATGGTACAAAATGTACCTGCATTGGCATAAAATATCAGTAAACTCCAACAAAACATTGAAAAAACCTACAGCAATTTCACAGTTCCATCCATCATTAGAAAAGTAGAACAAACCTGAGAATTATTCCTCACACCCAAATCTTGAAGCGCATCATCATCATTTAAGAGCTTGTTATTATCAAATGACAAACAATAATTAGCCCACACACTCTTCCTGCAATTAAATCACAACAATTTTAACCACAAAATAACAATTTTCATAAACAAAATCAAGTAAGCAAACGAGAAACTGACCAAGAAATGTGACGATGACCCATGCTAGATTGTTCCATGTAATTCACTTTCTTCTTGATAGCAAGTTTCAAAACCTTCACCGTTGCCGTATTCATAACAATCACATCCAACGAAGTTGAATCCAATTTCAAAACGGAAATTCGCATTGCACTACCCAATTCAAGTCCAATCAGTGTTTCCACATCTTCCAAAGATGGATTCTTTGGTACATCACTGAGTATTGGATCTTCCAATAAAGCTTTCAACACCTTCTCCTTCTTCAAATCGCTCTTGTATTCTGCACCTTCACCCATCACACCACACTAAAAAATGAAGCGGTGGCAATGAAGGGTGGCTGAATAGAGAAATTTGTGTGATTGGAAATGGATGAACAGAAGGTGGAGTTACGCCGGAGGAGAGAAGAAGAGTTTGGGTCGATTAATTGAACGGATAAGCGgcaaaaagaaaaaacaaagtCACTCGGAAAAACATTTGGACAGCATAATGTGTCTCCTATAAAACTCTCTTTTTAATCTTATTTTGCATTTTTTAATAACTAATTTTTGTTATTCATATTTTTAATATctttaaaaattaaaataatattaataacACATTATTAACTAGGATTTTTGACCGAAACAAATTCTCATACAAAAACAAATTCTCATCAAACAGGGACAGAGTCGAAGACGTCTTGATTCGACCGGGATCTAAACTAAGTAAATTTTTTGGATGTTATAAGAGTTATTTCGATCATGTGGAAATATCGACCCGCTCCGTCCTTGCGACAGAGGTCAAGTGGTCTACATGTTGTTTATTTGGGTGTGTAATGTTACATTCAAATATCAATAACTGTCTATAAGTTTTCTTCTTAAAAGACACGTGGAGAAAACACAAAAACGCGCTGCATGCAGAACTTTACGCGGTGGAGTCTGAAGATAGAAACGTTAAGAGCAGTtatttcatatatatatatatatatatatatatatatatatatatatatatatatatatatatatatatatatatatatatatatatatatatatatatatatatatgagttCATTATGTTGAATTCGGGGTATTAATTATTTTATAGAAATCTCACTAAAAACTCAAAGTATCAGCATATAGAGAAACGAGTGAATTGTTGAGAGAATGTAAGATCAAATTCCATTCTTTACTTTCAATGCAAAGTTTCTAAGTTTTACCTTCTCGAttcttgttttatttcatttaatttcagTTTCATTTAAATCACTTTATTCAGCATTTCCAGTTTTTTTCTTATCAATTCCTTTAAACATTATTGTTAGTCGAAGTCGACATTTTAACCTTTTTCTTACAAGTGTTTGAAAACTCATTTCGACCAAGTCGATAACTGTCACATGAAAACAAGAGAAACAAAAAACTAAATGGTTATTTGGCACTATGTCATAGGATTCActggttgatcctgcaagtaacccgTAGCCAGAGACCAACGGTTGTTTATCATTTTTCAGCGTATACACATACACGGTGTTTTTATTGGAATTTCGTCAAAATTTCGATGTGGAATTTCACCAAATCTTATAGAATTTTGAATCAATATTGATGAATAAGAATCAATATTGATGAATAAGAATCGATCTTTATGATTGATTACTCCTCTTGTTCTTGAATCTTCACTCAAGTGAATCAATCAACCTTGGTTCAAGATTATTCTGCTACATAATTGAcaatgaaaaaataaaataaaagatgaattagggaagaaagagaaattagggtttgagagaaaaggggaagaagaagaagaattttgcaaaaaaaatCTCTGCTTTCAAACTGAAATTTTATTCAACTTTTCTTCACACAATTGTGTTACTACAATGATAAGGAACCTCCCTATTTATAGTCTGAGATTGCTTGCACACCAAGCAAACTTCAATTAACCTAACTAACTCAGctaaaacaaacaaataaagCTAAGTCTAATTTTCTGT from Lathyrus oleraceus cultivar Zhongwan6 chromosome 7, CAAS_Psat_ZW6_1.0, whole genome shotgun sequence encodes the following:
- the LOC127102422 gene encoding U11/U12 small nuclear ribonucleoprotein 25 kDa protein, yielding MGEGAEYKSDLKKEKVLKALLEDPILSDVPKNPSLEDVETLIGLELGSAMRISVLKLDSTSLDVIVMNTATVKVLKLAIKKKVNYMEQSSMGHRHISWKSVWANYCLSFDNNKLLNDDDALQDLGVRNNSQVHFVPYVMTKESRRHSKRRNHRFFHGLSKLF